Proteins co-encoded in one candidate division KSB1 bacterium genomic window:
- a CDS encoding alpha-amylase family glycosyl hydrolase: MCRLRLPVLTAVLLLLLSPAGRAQSDSVDVFFYYKPTGNPSVVFLPGEFNNWGPNSSGVIAPNAPSRMTFNAAAGRWEKTVRLRVGGPASGGRVPGAYQYKFNENGTSSGWRSDPLNPRQNPSDFNNSILYVKSPTIHYLLPNAVAGVVKARLPRITAYIFPSRQHALDPASLRLEIDGTAYTNLESFYDPNNKLLSFTPATPLSNGRHTLKLSVRNTAGSLTTDSTTFEVLGDVVQILTQPATTRKASWRVRGEVYQPDGSLDHALSSGVLYQNELRWRVSMNAGKFDTTLALLEGDNSFRFEAAPGGVVHLSSPVLIKRLVDHRPVAVITFDTSRSDLRLQAFQSTDPDPGQAALLQFTWQEDADNPALLGVNGQSGAVVTVNRPRLPGEYFFTLTARDPDGNQDWSRQFVTVAPSGEITLNTARNNPAWVRQARIYIMFFKGLTAAGTIKAALPFLERIKALGFSVLWVLPVMDNAFPIDNRYGIGYNIVDFYNVAPEYGSNQDFKDFIVRAHELGLKVILDFTPNHSSRFHPFAEHARLHGIDSPYWPFYQHSNIPHNTNGLGQSADAFGFYYYSGFSEQLLNWDWSDLDARSYMLEVMQHWLLEFNLDGYRLDVYWGPHRRYGETLFDRPLRAALKKIKPDLLLLGEDDGTGPGTEVIYADRDGGVDAAYDFKLYFNQIRSFGFSATAVNNLHNELLNGEFYPGTNSHYFRFMETQDEDRITYRYDSFEKTMPMASVLFTAPGLPGIMQGQEVGYGKGLPGDEEDRVRRVVDFNFSGRALLLPHYQKLAHIRAQFPAFHQHKQDTNRDFNVNSSDEPDFIRVNTGDGLVYAFARPYPDHNGLTVVNFAAAQKSVTLDLTAANLLKFTGGLLAGGTYYLNDLYNDTQQTVSGAALAAVNVTLPASGTAIFVISKEAERVQLPPITSVVENPGGDWPAVFALSQNYPNPFNPATKIVYDLPQAGHVTIRIFDVLGREVVTLFDGWQPAGRHSLLWQGRDAAGHPAGSGIYLLRVEAGENMAVKKMLLAK; this comes from the coding sequence ATGTGCCGTTTACGTTTGCCCGTTTTGACCGCCGTGCTTCTGCTGCTGCTGTCGCCCGCCGGCCGCGCCCAATCCGACAGCGTCGATGTCTTCTTCTACTACAAACCCACCGGCAATCCCAGCGTGGTTTTTCTTCCCGGCGAATTCAACAACTGGGGGCCCAACAGCAGTGGCGTGATTGCACCCAACGCGCCTTCCCGCATGACCTTCAATGCCGCAGCCGGCCGCTGGGAAAAGACCGTGCGGTTGCGTGTGGGCGGACCGGCGAGTGGCGGGCGTGTGCCGGGCGCCTATCAGTACAAATTCAACGAAAACGGCACCAGCTCGGGCTGGCGGTCGGATCCGCTCAATCCGCGGCAGAATCCCTCCGACTTCAACAATTCGATCCTTTATGTCAAAAGCCCGACGATTCACTACCTCCTGCCGAACGCGGTTGCCGGCGTGGTCAAGGCGCGCCTGCCGCGCATCACCGCCTACATTTTTCCCTCGCGCCAGCATGCCCTCGATCCCGCCAGCCTGCGCCTGGAGATTGACGGCACCGCCTACACCAATCTCGAATCCTTCTACGATCCCAACAACAAACTGTTGAGCTTCACGCCCGCCACCCCGCTCAGCAACGGCCGGCACACGCTGAAACTCTCGGTGCGCAACACCGCCGGCAGTCTCACCACCGACAGCACGACTTTCGAAGTGCTGGGCGATGTCGTGCAGATTCTGACGCAGCCGGCGACCACGCGCAAGGCAAGCTGGCGCGTGCGCGGGGAAGTCTACCAACCCGATGGCTCCCTCGACCACGCGCTCAGCAGCGGCGTGCTGTACCAGAATGAACTCCGTTGGCGGGTGAGCATGAACGCCGGCAAGTTCGACACCACGCTGGCGTTGCTGGAAGGTGACAACAGTTTCCGCTTTGAGGCCGCACCCGGCGGGGTGGTGCACCTCTCCTCGCCGGTGTTGATCAAGCGGCTTGTCGATCACCGTCCCGTGGCGGTGATCACCTTTGACACCAGCCGCAGCGACCTGCGGCTGCAGGCTTTTCAAAGCACGGATCCGGATCCCGGCCAGGCGGCGCTGTTGCAATTCACCTGGCAGGAAGATGCTGACAATCCGGCGCTGCTTGGCGTCAACGGCCAAAGCGGCGCGGTGGTGACAGTGAACCGGCCGCGGCTGCCGGGGGAATATTTCTTCACGCTCACCGCGCGCGACCCTGACGGCAATCAGGATTGGAGCCGGCAGTTCGTCACCGTCGCACCCTCCGGCGAAATCACCCTCAACACGGCCCGCAACAACCCCGCCTGGGTGCGCCAGGCCCGCATCTACATCATGTTCTTCAAAGGCCTCACCGCCGCCGGCACCATCAAGGCCGCCCTGCCGTTTCTCGAAAGGATCAAAGCCCTCGGTTTCAGCGTGCTCTGGGTTCTGCCGGTGATGGACAACGCCTTTCCCATCGACAATCGCTACGGCATCGGCTACAACATCGTGGACTTTTACAACGTCGCACCGGAATATGGCAGCAATCAGGACTTCAAAGATTTCATCGTGCGCGCCCATGAGTTGGGCCTGAAAGTCATTCTCGATTTTACGCCCAATCACAGCAGCCGCTTCCATCCCTTTGCCGAGCATGCGCGGCTGCACGGCATTGATTCCCCCTACTGGCCGTTTTATCAGCACAGCAACATTCCGCACAACACCAACGGCCTGGGGCAGTCGGCTGATGCCTTCGGCTTCTACTACTACAGCGGTTTCAGCGAGCAGTTGCTGAACTGGGACTGGAGCGACCTCGATGCCCGCAGCTACATGCTCGAGGTGATGCAGCACTGGCTGCTGGAATTCAACCTGGATGGCTACCGCCTGGATGTTTACTGGGGGCCGCATCGCCGCTACGGCGAGACCTTGTTCGACCGGCCGCTGCGCGCCGCGCTCAAGAAAATCAAACCCGACCTCCTGCTGCTCGGCGAAGACGACGGCACCGGCCCGGGCACCGAAGTGATTTACGCCGATCGCGACGGCGGGGTCGACGCCGCCTATGACTTCAAGCTCTATTTCAACCAGATTCGCAGTTTCGGCTTCAGCGCCACGGCCGTCAACAATCTGCACAATGAACTGCTCAACGGCGAGTTCTATCCCGGCACCAACTCCCACTATTTCCGTTTCATGGAAACACAGGATGAAGATCGCATCACCTACCGCTATGATTCCTTCGAGAAAACCATGCCGATGGCGAGCGTGCTTTTCACCGCGCCCGGCCTGCCCGGCATCATGCAGGGGCAGGAGGTGGGCTACGGCAAAGGCCTCCCCGGCGACGAGGAAGACCGCGTGCGGCGGGTGGTGGATTTCAACTTCAGCGGCCGCGCCCTGCTGCTGCCTCATTATCAAAAGCTCGCGCACATCCGCGCACAATTCCCCGCCTTTCACCAGCACAAGCAGGATACCAACCGCGATTTCAACGTCAACAGTAGTGATGAGCCGGACTTCATTCGCGTGAACACCGGCGACGGCCTGGTGTATGCCTTCGCACGACCCTATCCCGATCACAACGGCCTGACCGTGGTCAATTTCGCGGCAGCGCAGAAATCCGTAACCCTGGATTTGACCGCCGCCAATTTGCTCAAATTCACCGGCGGTCTGCTGGCCGGCGGGACGTATTACCTCAATGATCTCTACAACGATACGCAGCAAACCGTCTCCGGCGCGGCATTGGCCGCGGTGAACGTGACGCTGCCCGCCTCCGGCACGGCCATTTTCGTGATTTCAAAAGAGGCGGAGCGCGTGCAATTGCCGCCCATCACTTCGGTGGTGGAGAATCCCGGCGGCGATTGGCCCGCGGTGTTTGCCCTGTCCCAGAACTATCCCAACCCGTTCAATCCCGCGACCAAGATCGTTTATGATCTTCCGCAAGCCGGGCATGTGACCATCCGCATTTTCGACGTGCTGGGCCGCGAAGTCGTGACCCTGTTCGACGGCTGGCAGCCGGCGGGGCGGCACAGTTTGCTGTGGCAGGGCAGGGATGCCGCCGGCCATCCTGCAGGCAGCGGCATTTATCTGCTGCGGGTGGAGGCCGGTGAAAACATGGCTGTGAAAAAGATGTTGCTGGCAAAATAG
- a CDS encoding MGMT family protein, with protein sequence MPKSGPVSFTARVKQRLRKIPRGKVATYGQIAALAGRPRAARQVAWILHSSAEKERLPWHRVINRFGRIALPHLQGYERQRELLRREGVAFGRGEVIDLERFQWRPRPVRPRR encoded by the coding sequence ATGCCGAAATCCGGCCCCGTCTCCTTCACGGCACGCGTCAAGCAACGGCTCAGGAAGATTCCACGCGGCAAAGTGGCCACCTATGGCCAAATCGCCGCGCTTGCCGGCAGGCCGCGGGCCGCCCGGCAAGTCGCCTGGATTTTACATTCCTCGGCGGAAAAGGAACGGCTGCCGTGGCATCGCGTCATCAACCGCTTCGGCAGGATTGCGCTGCCTCACCTGCAGGGTTACGAACGGCAGCGTGAGTTGCTGCGCCGCGAGGGCGTGGCGTTCGGCAGGGGTGAGGTCATCGATCTCGAACGCTTTCAATGGCGGCCGCGGCCGGTTCGGCCACGCCGGTGA
- a CDS encoding DMT family transporter, producing the protein MKHSLTAERGRVSQPIARSDSAAHATELLLLLVIMIWGTNYAIIKASLRQFSPLAFNAVRFVLSSALLLLLARRRRLDLRVPRQQAAQIAGLSLLCITLYQIFFIEGIARTTSANSAMILAASPALVVVASHVTGGERMRLPAMLGVGLAFLGLVSVIGGGEQGLEFSNSNLRGDLLTLAAVLCWSAYTVLAQPTFQRFSPLKLTVLSHLYGTAPMLLWSGPALCRQDWLAIDGLGWLGVCYSGIFSIALSYVIWNHSIARLGASQTAIYSNFVPVVAVLTGVLFLGERMTLSQAFGALAVIAGIMLARRP; encoded by the coding sequence GTGAAACACTCGCTAACGGCGGAGCGCGGTCGCGTTTCGCAGCCCATCGCCCGCTCCGACTCCGCCGCCCATGCCACGGAGCTGCTGCTGTTGCTGGTCATTATGATTTGGGGAACGAACTACGCGATCATCAAAGCCAGTCTGCGCCAGTTCTCCCCGCTTGCTTTCAATGCTGTGCGCTTTGTGCTCTCCAGCGCCCTGCTCTTGCTGCTGGCGCGTCGGCGCCGCCTCGACTTGCGCGTGCCCCGGCAGCAGGCCGCGCAGATTGCCGGCTTGAGCCTGCTCTGCATCACGCTCTATCAGATTTTTTTCATCGAAGGCATCGCACGCACGACTTCCGCCAACTCGGCGATGATTCTCGCGGCCTCACCCGCGCTGGTGGTGGTGGCCAGCCATGTCACTGGCGGAGAACGCATGCGCCTGCCAGCCATGCTCGGCGTTGGCCTGGCTTTCCTCGGACTCGTCAGTGTCATCGGTGGCGGCGAGCAGGGTTTGGAGTTCTCCAACAGCAACCTCCGGGGCGATTTGCTCACGCTGGCGGCGGTGCTGTGCTGGTCGGCCTATACCGTGCTGGCGCAACCAACCTTCCAGCGCTTCTCGCCGCTGAAGCTCACGGTGTTGTCGCACCTGTATGGGACGGCGCCCATGCTGCTCTGGAGTGGCCCGGCACTCTGTCGGCAGGACTGGCTGGCCATCGATGGCCTCGGCTGGCTGGGCGTGTGTTATTCCGGCATCTTTTCCATCGCACTTTCCTACGTGATTTGGAATCACAGCATCGCCCGCCTGGGCGCCAGCCAGACGGCGATCTACTCCAACTTCGTGCCGGTGGTGGCCGTGCTCACCGGTGTTCTGTTTTTGGGCGAGCGCATGACGTTGTCGCAGGCTTTCGGTGCCCTCGCTGTCATCGCCGGCATCATGCTGGCGCGGCGGCCGTGA